A stretch of DNA from Hippopotamus amphibius kiboko isolate mHipAmp2 chromosome 5, mHipAmp2.hap2, whole genome shotgun sequence:
CTCACAGCCCGGCCTCTGCTGGCGACGGGGCAGTCGGTGAAACCCACACCCCAGGAGCTACCCCGGGTCCCCGGCCGCTGGGCCTctggctcccctcctccctggggctgCTCACAACAAGGAAGTGGGACTTGGCCCTGGAGCCCAGTCCCAGGGCCCTGGCCAGCGCAACAGGCTTCTCGCGCCTGCTAACGCTGTCAGAGGGATGTGACAATTCCCCCACTGAGCCTGGGGTCTCCAGCCCAACCTCCTGCCACCGCCCAAGAAGCCTCTCCAGCCCAACGTCCAGAGATGTTGGCACACTGACCGGGCGTCACACAGCGGGAAGTCTGCGGCCTGGGGAGGGTCTTGGGGCCGTCGTGGGGAGGGTCCCCACGTCCACCTGCCTGGACTGGCCTTCTCCACCTGCAGAGGCCCGTGTACCCGGCAGGCCCGGTCGGCAGGGAGAGGCAGCCGCTGAAGCTGGGGAGTCCGGGGGCCAGTGCCACGGGCTCCGACGAGAGGGGGTCCAGGCTGCTGTCCCTGCCGGGTTCTGGGCAGTGGGTGGGGCTCCTGCGCCGCTCCCAGGCCACCCGCCTTCTTCACCCTCTTTACCCTGTTCTTTGAACTGCATCAtctctctcagtctctgtctCCACCAAGATCACCGATTCTCCTGCTAGTTCACACCTACTGGTGAGCACTTCCAGTCAATTTTTCATGTTATTGCAATTTTTAACTCCAGAAttcccatgttttttttttttttttaagaagaatgtttgtttctaataattttattaaggTATCATCTGTCTATTCTTAATTAAGATAGCTGAGTTTCCTTTAAGATGGTCACAGAAGCAGggtgtgtttttgtttggtttttggccatgccccgcAGCgcgtgggatctcagctccccgaccagaacccgtgacccctgcattggaagtgcagcgtcttaaccactggaccgccagggaattccctccatgttttttaaaataactttttatttataatcttTTTACAGGTATTTTCTACTTGatatcttcctttcctttcccccctTTACTTCTTTAatcatggtttcctttagttctctgATCATATTTGTAACAGCCACTTTGAAGTCTTTTCCTGTGAAACcccgcctctctctctctcaggcacCTTCTGCTGCCTGCTTTGTGGTGACAGCACGGCGTGTGGCCGCACCTTCCTGTCTCTCTGCATGTCCGTCACTTTCGGTTGGAAACGCGTCCTTTTAGGTGATGTATCGCACCAGCTCTGGGTGCTGTCACCCCACACGGGGACTTAAGTTCCTGTCTTGTGTCTGACTGGCCGGGTCACCTCAGTGGCTCCCCCCCAACAGCCCCCGATGCTCCTTCTCAGGGGTGCAGCCTCGGGCAGGCCCACAGTCCCCGGGCACCCACACCTCGGTCTGCACCCCGAGAAACCTCGCACGCCCGGGATCTCCAGCGCTGAGGCCACGAGGAGGGGGCCGTGCTGGCTCgctaggggagagggagggaggcagggctgagtCCTGCCCTCTGAAGAACCTCCCGAGAGGCACAAGGGGCGTCTGGTGCTGGAAGGAGCAGCGCTGAGGACAGACGCCCTCAGCCAGTCGGGGAGAGTGCTTACTGAcgggccacagcacagcaggacGGGAGCAGGCTGGGGGACAGGACAAGAGTCCGGCCTGGGGTGTACAGGCTGGTGGGGACAGAGCATCCACAGGGGGCCCAGGAGAGCcctccagccccccccccccccccagcacagTTCTGCTGCTCCAGCACCACTGGGCTGGGACCGAGGGGCTGACGGTGGGAGGGGCTTCTCCACGTGTCCACCCCCGACCTCTAATGCTGTCACACCTCAAGCGGCTGCAATCCAACAGCACGGGGGCCGCACATGAGTCCAAAAGGGCACAAAAGTACACAGTGAACAGATGTCGCCCCAAACACGTGAAGGCAACCGATGTGacagcacagcaggaggtgaccTGGCCCGCAGAATCAGCAGCCACACTTTAAAAACGGTCTGTGCTTATTTCACAATCTTCATACCCGCGTTTAAAGCAGGAAACACACGGTCCACAGAGCAGTGCCAGGCCGGCCATGACGGTCACTTCAGTGTTTGGAAAGATGTAAAAACACCAGAGAAACAGACTGCGAACCAAGCCCTCGCCTCCCCTCAGCTGCCCAAGAAGGGGATGGAACTGAAGGCGAAGCAGTGAAAAGGGCACAGAAAAGCGTGCCCACGTCATGTACACTCAGGGGCGACCCCTGCTGACGAGGGGCTCTTTGTCCTACTGCCCCGGTGCCAAGCAACATGGCAGAACGGAGAGGCCAGGAATCAGCTGCAACACAGGAAACACAGCCGCGTCGCCCCACAACTGGCCTTTACGAGACCAGTCGGCACGGCCAGCTTTCCCGGGATGAATCACTATGGGGCAAacagctgaaaataaaatttcaaacattgttagacagggcttcctaggtggcgcagtggttaagaatccacctaccaatgcaggggacacaggttcgatccctgctccaggaagatcccacatgccacggagcaactaagcctgtgtgccaaaaaaacaaacaaacaaaaaaacacaaatattgcTAGACAGCTAAGCAGcttgttttactgtttttgttaCATCACCTAAGGACTAATTTCTGAACATATGGTCAAAGTTTATTAACGCAGAGGTTGTAAATGTGACATTCTGAGGAACGAGGGACAGTGGACGGCATATTGGACTCAGAGCCAAGATGCTCAAAACGCTGGCACCCTGTGGTCCTGCATCAGGGCGACAGGCACCCTGGCTGTGTGTctgtcctccccccccccccccccccggctttaATGGAACAATCCCACCACATCAAGTCAGCGTGCAGCCCACCGCACCTTGGGGTCTGAGCCCGAAGGGTGGGATCTGCTGGCAACATGGAGGAACTCTGAGAGACTCGCGCTACTAAGTGAGCTCACGACTGAAGTGGGGACGTGGCCTGTAGAGCCACAGGCAGGGGCCACACCAGCTCTTATTCATATTGAGTCCCACCTTCGGTGACCTGCCCAACCCAGGCAGATGGAGCCCTGGAGGGCGGAAGCGGCGGGCCTCAGGAGATGCCAGCCCCGTCAAGTGGCAGCGGGGACTGCCAGCGGTCGGCTGAAGGCGGCTCTACCCgcctagacagacagacagctccACCTCTGGACGCAGCAAGGCTCAGCCAGCAGACACAGGCTGGCTTCCAGCCGCCAGAGGCTCCGGTATGTTTTGGGTCTGGGTGGGCCCTTCAGGAAGACCTCCTCACGCTCACGTGGCGGGACAGGCCACACGGCAAAACCTCGACAGGGCGGGCTGCGCTCAGGGGCGTGATCCCCGAGAGCGCAGGTCGGGCCCGCCACCTCAGGCCTCGCCCGCGGTGGACGAGCCAGGCAGAGGGGAGTGAGGCCGGGCGCCGCGAGGCCCGGAGCGCTCCCAGGGTGCCTCGAGCTTGACCGCGGCCCCAGGGGCCGCCCGCCGCCGCGCCTGCCACCGCCTACCGAACACGGAGCGCAGCGCACGTAGATGGCCCACCTCCTGCGCCGAGAAGCAGGGCTGCCCCTCTGCGAAGCGGACCACGGCGTCAAAGGACGCAGCTGCCTGCTCCCAGGCCTCCTCGTCGCCCTCCTCGGCCTCCGCTGGCTCCAGGCTCCCCGCCGTCGTGCTGCCAAGGCGGGCCGGGGCGCCTCCCGCGAGCCCGGGGATGTGCGCGAAGGCCTGGTCGGGAGGCTTAGTCCTGAGGAGCTCGGGCTCCTCCTCTGAAGATGAGCCCTCGACAAGCGTGACCTTGGGCCACAGCCTCCTCCAGGCCCGGCTGAAGACGGCGCCTGGCACCGCGTTCCAGGCACAGGCCACGTCGAGCACAGCGTCGTGCACGCTGCAGCGGGGGGCGAAGGCCTGCAGCGTGCCGCTGGGGGTGACAAAGTTCCTCATGAAGTCCCTCCGAATGCCCTGGTCCATGGGCTGGACCAGGGCGGTGACGCTGGCGGGCAGGAAGATGGTGAACATGTTCTCCGACACCAGCTCGGCCTCCCGCGGGTGGGCCCGGGAGCCGTCCAGCAGGAGGATGGCCTTGCTACCCTCAGGCAGGGCCACGGCTCGGAAATGCTCCTTCACCGCGGGCACGAAGATGTGATGGAACCAGTCAGTGAGCATCTCCTTGTCCACCCACGCGTGACCCTGGGCCTTGTACGCAACAGACAGGTGCTGGGTGCCCTGGACTGCCTTGGGGCCGCCGCACTTCCCGACCACCAAGGGTCTGATCCTGTGGGAGCCTGTGGCGTTGGCGCACAGGAGGACGGTCAGCCTGTCCTTGTTCTGCTTGGGGCCGGGCATCGGCCCACCCTCCGGGCTGGGGCTGGGCGCGCAGCGCCAGAAGAGGCCGGTCTCGTCGGCGTTGTACACCTGCTCGGGGGACAGGCCATGCTCGGCGGTCAAGCTCTGGAAGAAGCCGCAGAACTGCTCGGCCGCCTGCTGGTCGGCCGCCTGTTTCTCGCTGGACGTGTCCAGCTTTTTGATGCCGTGTCTGGCCTTAAAACGCCAGAGCCACCCGCCAGAAAACACGCAGGGCTCGGTCAGCTGCATCTGTTCGTAGAAGTCCTTGGCCTTCTCAATGAGCATGGGGCCCGAGACGGGCACGCCCTCGGCGCGCTTCACCAGGAACCACTCGTACAGTACACGGTCCAGGTGCTCGAGCTTGGGCGTGTGCAGGGTGCGCCGGTGCGCCAGGGCCTTGTCCGAGTCGGAGCTGGCGAAGAAGCGGAGCAGCCGGGCCTTGTGGGCCCTGATGTCGTACAGGGTGGACATGCCCACGTTGTACTCCTGCATCAGCGCCTTCCTGCTCTCCCCCGTCTCCAGGCGCCGGCAGATATCCATCTTCTCCTTCAGGGTCAGCACCACCCTCTTGCGCTTCTCCCCCGGGCTCCTCCCGGCAGCCGGCTTGGAGGCCATGGGGAGGGGGCTGGTCCCGGCCAACAGGGGTCTCACCCGGGCCGGTGCTGGCGGCCTTCcgacctcccctccccttccgcCCGGCACCCTCACCGACCGTCCTGCTGAGGCTGACGCGGCTCCAGGAGCCCAGGCCCCTCCTCGGCGCCCCCTCCGGCCCTCTCTGCAGGGATGGTGGCGGCTTCTCCCCTCAAACACCGACCGGAGAGCAGAGGGGCCCCGGGAGCTGGTTTCCAGCTAACGGAGGTTTCACCGCCTGAGCCGTGGGTGCCTCGCTCACGCACATGGTGGTTTAGGAGCTGGAAAGCAAAAGGGGGGAGAAAGGAAAACGTTACGGAGCCCATGCCTCGGGCAGCGCAGGCACGTCCTCATTGCATGAGATGCGCCGGGGAGCAGCCGCCGGCGGTGCCGCGGGGACGGTGAGCACGCGGGCTGGCCGGCAGGGGCGCGCTGGGCACACTGGCTCCTCTCAGCCTCCACAGGCGAGCTCTGAGTCGCCCTCCACGGCCCCAAGCTAAAAGTGGCTCTCGTGGGAGCAAGCTGGCCTCCCGAGGAAAACACGAGGCAAGGCCGCTGACCGCAGCCGGAAGTCGCAGGCACTGGGCGACCTGAGCGCCACGCCCCAGCCCCAGAATCAGCCTTCCCGCTGCAGCTGCTGGGGGACCACTGCCTCACCGAGCTCCCAAAGCCCTTGTTCCTCCCAGAGCAGCTGCGGCGGCAGCGGATGGAGGTGCGGCAGGGGCAGGGATTCCTCCAGGCTTCCGGGGCTAAAGGAGGCAAGCCTATTCTGGAACAAGGACCCTCAGACCTCTCTTCAACAGCAGGCCCCAAACTGCTTCTAGAAAATCAGGCCTTCGTAGGCCTCAGGCTCCTCCCAGAGCCGGGAGAGGCTGCCAGTCTCTCAACTCGCGGCCCCCACAGTCACGTGCTCGGATGCCTAGGACACCTCTGGACACAGAGTCACACGTGAGTGtacaaacaacacacacacacacacacacaggagactGAGAAGGGCCAGGCCACAGCAGGGTTGCCTAAGTACTTGTTGACCGAGAATGCTCTGTGAGTAAATTACTAGCTCATGCTGGAAACAAAACACCAGGACTGACTTCTGGCCTCGCTGGGAGGGTCTTCCTGGGTTCTTGTAAGTAGTAAACTCCATGCTGAAGCTGACACACACATCTCTGGTTAAAGCTAGTGAAAGAACACGACAGACAGTGGCCTGTATAACCCCATGGCTCTGCTCTAACCTGTCTTTCATCCTCATAAAGAGCTGGGTTACTACAGTCCCTCCAGCCGGACACGTCCATCCCTTTATGACAATTTCCCCaaatgccccccacccctccctgctccaCAGAGCAGACACGAAGGACTCAGCAGACGGTCCTCGCTGCCCGGGGCAGCCTGTGAGAATCAGGGCCCCGCCACACACCGCCTGGTAAAACGCCGCCGACGTCCTCTAGCCCCTGAGGCGGGAAGAGCGGTCGTCCCCACGCTGGCCGGCCCTGGCTGGCCTGCTCCGGCCGTGCGCGTGTCTGCCGCGCGTCCTGTCTTCTCCTTCCCAGCCAGCTGTGCCCCCCGGCTCCCTTCTCACCCAGGAGGGACCGCCAGTCACTGAGGCAGCACCGCGGGCAGCCGACTGCATCCGTCACACGTCGCACCACGGAAAGGCAGGCAGCACTCACAGCCGCTCTTCCAGCAGGAGCTCCCACCTCACTCCCTCCCAATGCCACACAGGCGGCTCTGTCCACCGTCACTGTCCCGCTGCTGGTGAGGCCACAGGACTACTCACATGCGGAGCAAAGAAAGGTAGCCCTCCGAGACCACAGCTCAACAGACACGAAGTTTATTCAGACGCAGCAAGCGTCCCAAAGAGGAATCCTAGGCCCGTCGGCAGGCAGCCCCAGGTGCGCCCTCCACCCTCCGCAGTCAGCTTCCTGGTCTGCACCACGGTGGGGGGCTGGCCCTTCTGGGGCCGACGTTCATCCCATTTACCGGGTGACAGTATGACTGGGCGCCGCTCGGCCCGTGCGGAGCGCGGGGAACTAAAGGCCATAACCCACCCTGAAGGAGACATTGACTACAAAGCCACCGGGAAAGCCAGGGGGAGCAGGGGGCCCCCGGAGCCCTGCGGGGGCCTGGCTCTAAGCGCCACGGGAAGGCACCGGGAGGGGCTGCGGCGGGCAGCGGGCGCACGGTGGACGGGGCGGAAAGCACACCCGGCCCGGCGGCGAGACAGCGACTCCCCTTAAAAGTGAAATTCAGATACCACTTCTGAAACAAAAGCTTCAACGGAGAGGTAACGCCGCACGGCAGGAGAAACGGGGGCGGTGTGCAGCCTCGCCGCCGACCGCCCCGGCGCCGGGCACGCGCACGGGGGCGAAGGCCGGGGCGCCCGTGCCCAGAGCCGAGCCCGACGAGGGCGGGTGGGCGGGCGAGGCGCGGCCAGCAGGGCCGCCCGGGACACACGCGGCCTGGCCGGGAGGCGGGCGCCGAGGACGAGCCCGCGCAGCCGGGACGCGGGGGCCGGCCCTTCCCCGGGCGGAGGCCGCGGAGGGAGCGGCTCGGTCGCGGGGGCCCCGGGGGGCGCCGGGGGGCGCCGCCTCCGCCGCTCGGCCTGCCCCGCCCCGCGGGCCCGCG
This window harbors:
- the JRK gene encoding jerky protein homolog; translated protein: MASKPAAGRSPGEKRKRVVLTLKEKMDICRRLETGESRKALMQEYNVGMSTLYDIRAHKARLLRFFASSDSDKALAHRRTLHTPKLEHLDRVLYEWFLVKRAEGVPVSGPMLIEKAKDFYEQMQLTEPCVFSGGWLWRFKARHGIKKLDTSSEKQAADQQAAEQFCGFFQSLTAEHGLSPEQVYNADETGLFWRCAPSPSPEGGPMPGPKQNKDRLTVLLCANATGSHRIRPLVVGKCGGPKAVQGTQHLSVAYKAQGHAWVDKEMLTDWFHHIFVPAVKEHFRAVALPEGSKAILLLDGSRAHPREAELVSENMFTIFLPASVTALVQPMDQGIRRDFMRNFVTPSGTLQAFAPRCSVHDAVLDVACAWNAVPGAVFSRAWRRLWPKVTLVEGSSSEEEPELLRTKPPDQAFAHIPGLAGGAPARLGSTTAGSLEPAEAEEGDEEAWEQAAASFDAVVRFAEGQPCFSAQEVGHLRALRSVFGRRWQARRRAAPGAAVKLEAPWERSGPRGARPHSPLPGSSTAGEA